Proteins from a single region of Nerophis lumbriciformis linkage group LG36, RoL_Nlum_v2.1, whole genome shotgun sequence:
- the ube2ka gene encoding ubiquitin-conjugating enzyme E2Ka (UBC1 homolog, yeast): MANIAVQRIKREFKEVLKSEETSKNQIKVDLVDENFTELKGEIAGPPDTPYEGGRYQLEIKIPETYPFNPPKVRFITKIWHPNISSVTGAICLDILKDQWAAAMTLRTVLLSLQALLAAAEPDDPQDAVVANQYKQNPEMFKQTARLWSHVYAGAPVSSPEYTRKIDKLCAMGFEKNAVIVALSSKSWDVETATELLLSN, translated from the exons ATGGCGAACATCGCGGTTCAAAGGATAAAACGGGAATTCAAGGAGGTGCTGAAAAGCGAAGAG ACGAGCAAAAACCAGATTAAGGTGGATCTGGTAGACGAGAACTTCACAGAACTTAAAGGGGAGATAGCAGGGCCACCTGATACACCATATGAAG GCGGTAGATATCAACTAGAAATAAAAATTCCAGAGACATATCCTTTCAATCCACCCAAG GTGCGGTTTATCACAAAGATCTGGCATCCCAACATAAGTTCGGTCACTGGTGCAATATGTTTGGACATTCTCAAAGACCAATG GGCGGCGGCTATGACGCTGAGAACAGTCCTCTTGTCACTACAAGCTTTATTGGCAGCTGCAGAACCAGATGATCCACAAGATGCTGTGGTAGCCAATCAG TACAAGCAGAACCCAGAGATGTTCAAACAGACAGCAAGGCTTTGGTCTCACGTCTACGCTGGCGCTCCCGTCTCTAGTCCGGAGTACACACGCAAAATAGACAAACTCTGTGCCATGGGCTTTGAAAAA AATGCAGTAATAGTGGCCTTGTCGTCAAAATCCTGGGACGTGGAGACGGCAACAGAGCTACTGCTCAGTAACTGA